The following proteins come from a genomic window of Actinopolyspora saharensis:
- a CDS encoding PTS fructose transporter subunit IIC has product MRFVAVTACPTGIAHTYMAAEALEQAAAERGDEISVETQGSAGSSPLATADIRAADAVILAADVGVTERERFAGKPIVEGTVKQAVENAAGLLEQGAAAPAPEQEDPHRAREQHHAESATAGAAGAEGTGSATRLRQWLMTGVSYMIPFVAAGGLLIALSFALGGYRITEAPDVTEHFDPATLTSWAALANQIGSAAFEFLVPVLAGFIAYGMADRPALAPGFVGGAAAMSVGAGFLGGLVAGLLAGAVVAGLRRVRVPKAVAGIMPVVVLPLLGTLIVGVLMFVVLGRPIAAVMTALTDWLNGLGGANAMLLGALLGGMIACDLGGPINKVAYTFAVGGLTTGSETALEIMAAVMAAGMVPPLALALAATLRSKRFTAAERESARPAWLLGASFITEGAIPFAATDPLRVIPSMIVGSAGAGALSMMFGVTLRAPHGGLFVLPLVGSPALYALAIVVGIGVSALLVTVAKSIGRRAAENVGSASVESPVAA; this is encoded by the coding sequence TTGAGATTCGTCGCGGTGACAGCCTGTCCCACCGGAATCGCGCACACCTACATGGCCGCCGAGGCGCTGGAGCAGGCCGCGGCCGAACGCGGGGACGAGATCTCGGTCGAGACCCAGGGGTCGGCTGGGTCGAGCCCGCTGGCCACTGCGGACATCCGTGCGGCTGACGCGGTGATCCTGGCGGCCGACGTCGGGGTGACCGAGCGGGAGCGGTTCGCCGGGAAGCCGATCGTGGAGGGCACGGTCAAGCAGGCCGTGGAGAACGCGGCCGGGCTGCTGGAGCAGGGGGCCGCGGCCCCCGCGCCCGAGCAGGAGGACCCCCACCGCGCGCGGGAGCAGCACCACGCGGAGTCCGCGACCGCGGGCGCGGCAGGCGCGGAGGGCACTGGTTCGGCCACCAGGCTCCGCCAGTGGTTGATGACCGGCGTGAGCTACATGATCCCGTTCGTGGCCGCGGGCGGGCTGCTGATCGCGCTGAGCTTCGCCCTCGGCGGCTACCGGATCACCGAGGCCCCCGACGTCACCGAGCACTTCGATCCGGCCACCCTGACGAGTTGGGCCGCCCTGGCGAACCAGATAGGTTCGGCCGCCTTCGAGTTCCTCGTGCCCGTGCTGGCCGGTTTCATCGCCTACGGGATGGCCGATCGCCCCGCCCTGGCTCCCGGTTTCGTGGGCGGCGCGGCGGCGATGTCCGTCGGAGCCGGTTTCCTGGGCGGGCTCGTGGCGGGACTGCTCGCCGGCGCCGTCGTCGCCGGGCTGCGCAGGGTCAGGGTCCCGAAGGCCGTGGCGGGGATCATGCCCGTGGTGGTGCTGCCGCTGCTGGGGACCCTGATCGTGGGCGTGCTGATGTTCGTGGTGCTCGGCAGGCCGATAGCCGCCGTGATGACCGCGCTGACCGACTGGCTCAACGGCCTCGGCGGGGCCAACGCGATGCTGCTCGGAGCGCTGCTCGGCGGGATGATCGCCTGCGATCTGGGAGGGCCGATCAACAAGGTCGCCTACACGTTCGCGGTCGGTGGCTTGACCACGGGCAGCGAGACGGCGTTGGAGATCATGGCAGCGGTGATGGCCGCGGGCATGGTTCCTCCGCTGGCGCTGGCCCTGGCGGCGACGCTGCGGAGCAAGCGGTTCACGGCGGCCGAGCGGGAGAGCGCCCGCCCGGCCTGGTTGCTCGGCGCCTCGTTCATCACCGAGGGGGCGATCCCCTTCGCCGCCACCGACCCGCTGCGGGTCATCCCGTCCATGATCGTCGGGTCCGCGGGGGCGGGTGCGCTGTCCATGATGTTCGGCGTGACGCTGCGCGCCCCGCACGGAGGGCTGTTCGTCCTGCCGCTCGTGGGGTCTCCGGCGCTGTACGCCCTCGCGATCGTGGTGGGCATAGGAGTGTCGGCCCTGCTGGTGACCGTGGCCAAGTCCATCGGGCGGCGTGCTGCCGAGAACGTCGGCTCGGCCTCCGTCGAGTCGCCGGTCGCGGCTTGA
- a CDS encoding HPr family phosphocarrier protein: MPRRRVSIASGVGLHARPAALLAKSAAAQPVSVTIAKVTDGVAGEPVDAASVLGLMGLGVEHGDEVELGAADSAEAGSVLDELVELLSTDLDAEPAS, from the coding sequence ATGCCGCGACGTCGCGTCAGTATCGCTTCAGGAGTCGGGCTGCACGCCCGTCCCGCAGCCCTGCTGGCCAAGTCGGCCGCAGCTCAACCCGTGTCCGTGACGATCGCCAAGGTCACCGACGGGGTCGCCGGGGAACCGGTGGACGCTGCCAGCGTTCTCGGGCTGATGGGGCTCGGGGTCGAGCACGGTGACGAGGTCGAGCTCGGAGCCGCGGACTCCGCGGAGGCCGGTTCCGTCCTCGACGAGCTGGTCGAGCTGCTGAGCACGGATCTGGACGCCGAACCGGCGAGCTGA
- a CDS encoding glycoside hydrolase family 32 protein has product MADENVEQQRRSTCSRRGFFAGSGALLGLGLLPRQSFAAQSSANTPHWRPEVRFTPRRNWMNDPNGLVRHRGEYHLFFQHNPSGIEHANMSWGHAVSTDLVNWQHLPVALEPDELGEIFSGSAVVDEHDSSGLFGGGSGIVACYTSAGRTQTQSIAHSSDGGRTWTKYPGNPVIDNPGIADFRDPKVIRHEPAGKWVLLLAAGDRVLFYESTDLLNWTKASEFGAEHGAHGGVWECPDLFELPVDGDESRSRWVLVVSINPGGPAGGSATQYFVGDFDGTEFVNENDPDEVRWVDRGADFYACQSWFGVPPEDGRRLWVGWMSNWAYAQHVPTSPWRGAMTAPREVGLTESSSGTRLVQRPVRELESARGPARHWRGMVPEHATAPRFRGTALDIVAEFEIVDGRPEFGFEVLAGDEHRTLIGYDAESRRLFVDRTRSGSAEVAPEFPARHETPLSVDGSRVRLRILLDHCGVEVFAEDGAAVLTELVLADEGDDRGRVFCSGGRVFLESLRVHELRP; this is encoded by the coding sequence ATGGCAGACGAGAACGTGGAACAGCAGCGGAGGAGCACCTGCTCCCGCCGGGGATTCTTCGCGGGGAGCGGTGCCCTGCTCGGGCTGGGACTGCTGCCCCGGCAGTCCTTCGCCGCCCAGAGCTCGGCGAACACCCCGCACTGGCGTCCGGAGGTCCGGTTCACACCGCGGCGCAACTGGATGAACGATCCGAACGGGTTGGTTCGGCACCGGGGTGAGTACCACCTGTTCTTCCAGCACAACCCGTCGGGGATCGAGCACGCCAACATGAGCTGGGGCCACGCGGTCAGCACCGACCTGGTCAACTGGCAGCACCTGCCGGTGGCCCTGGAGCCCGACGAGCTCGGTGAGATCTTCTCGGGCAGTGCGGTGGTGGACGAGCACGACTCCAGCGGTCTGTTCGGCGGTGGTTCCGGAATCGTGGCCTGCTACACCAGCGCGGGGCGGACGCAGACCCAGAGCATCGCCCACAGCTCGGACGGGGGACGGACCTGGACGAAGTACCCGGGAAACCCGGTGATCGACAATCCGGGCATCGCCGACTTCCGCGATCCCAAGGTGATCCGTCACGAACCCGCGGGGAAGTGGGTGCTGCTGCTCGCGGCCGGGGATCGGGTGCTGTTCTACGAGTCCACCGATCTGTTGAACTGGACGAAGGCGAGCGAGTTCGGTGCGGAGCACGGAGCCCACGGCGGAGTGTGGGAGTGCCCCGACCTCTTCGAGCTGCCAGTGGACGGTGACGAGAGCCGCTCCCGCTGGGTTCTCGTGGTCAGCATCAATCCGGGAGGCCCAGCCGGGGGATCGGCGACCCAGTACTTCGTCGGGGACTTCGACGGGACCGAGTTCGTCAACGAGAACGATCCGGACGAGGTGCGCTGGGTCGATCGTGGAGCGGACTTCTACGCGTGTCAGTCCTGGTTCGGCGTGCCGCCGGAGGACGGCCGCAGGTTGTGGGTCGGCTGGATGAGCAACTGGGCGTACGCACAGCATGTGCCGACCAGTCCGTGGCGGGGAGCGATGACCGCGCCGCGCGAGGTCGGGCTGACGGAGTCGAGCTCGGGGACGCGGTTGGTGCAGCGCCCCGTGCGGGAGCTCGAATCAGCGCGGGGGCCTGCGCGGCACTGGCGGGGAATGGTCCCCGAGCACGCAACGGCCCCACGATTCCGCGGGACCGCCCTGGACATCGTCGCGGAGTTCGAGATCGTCGACGGGCGACCGGAGTTCGGGTTCGAGGTCCTCGCGGGAGACGAGCACCGGACCCTGATCGGCTACGACGCGGAGTCACGAAGGTTGTTCGTGGACAGAACCCGCTCGGGCAGCGCCGAGGTCGCCCCGGAGTTCCCCGCGCGGCACGAGACCCCGCTTTCGGTGGACGGAAGTCGCGTGCGGTTGCGGATCCTGCTGGACCACTGCGGTGTCGAGGTGTTCGCCGAGGACGGTGCGGCCGTGCTGACCGAGCTGGTCCTGGCGGACGAGGGGGACGACCGGGGGCGCGTTTTCTGCTCCGGTGGACGGGTGTTCCTCGAGTCGCTGCGGGTGCACGAACTGCGGCCCTGA
- a CDS encoding ArsR/SmtB family transcription factor, which yields MPEHDHHELDARSLRGLAHPLRVRILGSLRTDGPSTATRLAELFGQRSGTTSWHLRQLAEHGFVEQDPERGNRRERWWRAARRETELRPEKFGGDPELGPVLSSLLHEVAAVHHRRTAEYVSALNEWPREWCAASELSDWVLSLSPRELARFTAEARQLVKRYSRDPESGDEQVLVQLQAFPRGGAAE from the coding sequence GTGCCCGAGCACGATCACCACGAGCTCGACGCGAGGAGCCTGCGCGGACTGGCCCACCCGCTGCGCGTCCGGATCCTGGGATCCCTGCGCACCGACGGGCCGAGCACGGCGACCCGACTGGCCGAGCTGTTCGGGCAGCGTTCCGGAACCACCAGCTGGCACCTGCGGCAACTGGCCGAACACGGTTTCGTGGAACAGGACCCGGAACGCGGCAACCGGCGCGAACGCTGGTGGCGCGCCGCCAGGCGGGAAACGGAACTGCGGCCGGAGAAGTTCGGTGGAGACCCCGAACTCGGTCCGGTACTGAGCTCCCTGCTGCACGAGGTGGCCGCCGTCCACCACCGCCGGACGGCGGAGTACGTCTCCGCGCTGAACGAGTGGCCGCGCGAGTGGTGCGCGGCCTCCGAGCTCTCCGACTGGGTGCTCTCGCTGAGCCCGCGCGAACTCGCCCGCTTCACCGCGGAGGCCCGGCAGCTCGTCAAGCGCTACAGCAGGGACCCCGAGAGCGGTGACGAACAGGTCTTGGTGCAGCTGCAGGCCTTCCCCAGAGGCGGGGCCGCGGAATGA
- a CDS encoding MFS transporter yields MRRTGLPALWFSNGVVSTAGTAGFVAIPWFVLEATGSAARVGVVTAAELVGLLLAAALSGPVIDRIGPARIAPACDVAAALCLSAIPVAHASTGLTLWSLTLLTGAFGALREPGQTARRVALPRVVDATGSTVERGAGGMDAAFRAGQLAGAPLAGSALALFDSSGVLWFSAAALLLAALAVLYALWGLPAVDGGERAGLRHEFAAGFGYLRRDRLITWVVVLLDASFMAVFLPTYAARVLHSPVALGVLSGTLGGAALVGNLLFTWLGTRVRRRRALFVLAFALGPVPPHVAMALGAGFPALFGVIAVGGLAAGVINPILATASYERIPVELRGRVLSLTTLVAQMGTPLGVLLGGFAAEGAGLRGTLVCTSLSYAAVLLLPLLGSSWKELDRPEPNEHEVGVTAERRAGAAR; encoded by the coding sequence ATGAGACGCACGGGCCTGCCCGCGCTGTGGTTCTCCAACGGAGTGGTCAGCACCGCGGGGACCGCCGGTTTCGTCGCGATCCCGTGGTTCGTTCTCGAGGCGACGGGCAGCGCGGCGCGCGTCGGCGTGGTGACGGCCGCCGAGCTGGTGGGGCTGCTGCTGGCCGCCGCGCTCAGCGGACCGGTGATCGACCGGATCGGGCCGGCGCGGATCGCCCCTGCCTGCGACGTGGCCGCGGCGCTGTGCCTGAGCGCGATTCCCGTGGCGCACGCCAGCACCGGCCTCACGCTGTGGTCGCTGACGTTGCTGACCGGAGCCTTCGGCGCGCTCCGGGAGCCCGGCCAAACCGCCCGCCGCGTCGCGCTCCCCCGCGTGGTCGACGCGACGGGGTCCACAGTGGAGCGAGGTGCGGGCGGGATGGACGCCGCCTTCCGCGCGGGACAGCTCGCGGGGGCGCCGCTGGCGGGTTCGGCCCTGGCGCTGTTCGACTCCTCCGGAGTGCTCTGGTTCAGCGCGGCAGCACTGCTGCTCGCCGCGCTGGCGGTGCTGTACGCGCTGTGGGGGCTGCCCGCGGTGGACGGCGGCGAGCGCGCGGGGCTGCGCCACGAGTTCGCCGCGGGGTTCGGCTACCTGCGCCGCGACCGGCTGATCACGTGGGTGGTCGTCCTGCTCGACGCGAGCTTCATGGCGGTGTTCCTGCCGACCTACGCGGCGCGGGTGCTGCACAGCCCCGTGGCCCTCGGCGTGCTGTCCGGAACCCTGGGCGGCGCGGCCCTGGTGGGGAACCTGCTGTTCACCTGGTTGGGAACCCGTGTGCGGCGCAGGCGGGCGCTGTTCGTCCTCGCCTTCGCGTTGGGGCCCGTTCCGCCGCACGTCGCGATGGCGCTCGGCGCGGGGTTCCCCGCGTTGTTCGGGGTGATCGCGGTGGGCGGACTGGCCGCGGGCGTGATCAACCCGATACTGGCCACGGCCAGTTACGAGCGCATCCCCGTCGAGCTGCGCGGACGGGTGCTGAGCCTGACCACCCTGGTCGCCCAGATGGGCACGCCGCTCGGTGTGCTGCTCGGCGGTTTCGCCGCGGAGGGCGCGGGGCTGCGCGGCACGTTGGTGTGCACGAGCCTGAGCTACGCGGCGGTTCTGCTGCTGCCGCTGCTCGGGTCGAGCTGGAAAGAGCTCGACCGCCCGGAACCGAACGAGCACGAGGTGGGCGTGACCGCGGAGCGGCGCGCCGGAGCAGCGCGCTGA
- a CDS encoding M24 family metallopeptidase, translated as MSTGAMKQDPTVLSARLQRAAETAASANIDALLISPGSDLGYLLGVDGESFERLSCLVLPAAGSDASPVLVVPKLEELGYAGVPAGELGLEMATWVDGQDPHRMVADLLSRDGGTPSRVAVADAMPALHTLPLRSVLPDTEQVLAGSVLRELRMRKDAAEIQALRDAGAAIDRVHARMGEFLRVGRTEAEVGADISRAIVEEGHTAAEFVIVGSGPNGASPHHALSDRVINEGDVVVVDIGGPIPGGYNSDCTRTYSLGEPRDADVRETYGVLQAAQRAAVETVRPGATPSEVDAAAREPIARAGFGDYFVHRTGHGIGLDVHEEPYIMGGSEIALEPGMAFSVEPGIYQQGHWGARIEDIVVVTEQGVESVNNQPHELVVLPT; from the coding sequence ATGTCCACCGGTGCAATGAAGCAGGACCCAACGGTTCTCTCGGCGCGGCTACAGCGCGCTGCCGAGACGGCTGCCAGCGCGAACATCGACGCGCTGTTGATCTCTCCGGGATCCGACCTCGGTTATCTCCTCGGAGTGGACGGCGAGTCCTTCGAACGACTCAGCTGCCTGGTGCTTCCCGCGGCTGGAAGCGACGCCTCACCCGTGCTCGTGGTGCCCAAGCTCGAGGAGCTCGGCTACGCCGGAGTGCCCGCGGGGGAACTGGGGCTGGAGATGGCGACGTGGGTGGACGGGCAGGACCCCCACCGGATGGTCGCCGATCTGTTGAGCAGGGACGGCGGAACCCCCTCGCGGGTGGCCGTCGCCGACGCCATGCCCGCGCTGCACACGCTGCCGCTGCGTTCGGTGCTGCCGGACACTGAGCAGGTGCTCGCGGGTTCGGTGCTGCGCGAGCTGCGGATGCGCAAGGACGCCGCCGAGATCCAGGCGCTGCGCGATGCGGGCGCGGCCATCGACAGGGTGCACGCCCGCATGGGCGAGTTCCTGCGTGTCGGCCGCACCGAGGCCGAGGTCGGTGCCGACATCAGCAGGGCGATCGTCGAGGAGGGCCACACCGCGGCCGAGTTCGTGATCGTGGGCTCCGGACCGAACGGGGCCAGCCCGCACCACGCGCTCTCCGACCGGGTGATCAACGAGGGCGACGTGGTCGTCGTGGACATCGGGGGCCCCATTCCCGGCGGTTACAACTCCGACTGCACCAGGACCTACTCGCTCGGGGAACCGCGCGACGCCGACGTGCGGGAGACGTACGGGGTGCTGCAGGCCGCGCAGCGAGCGGCCGTGGAGACCGTTCGCCCCGGTGCGACTCCCTCCGAGGTGGACGCCGCCGCCCGCGAGCCGATCGCGCGCGCCGGGTTCGGCGACTACTTCGTGCACCGCACCGGGCACGGGATCGGCCTGGACGTGCACGAGGAGCCCTACATCATGGGGGGCAGCGAGATCGCCCTCGAACCGGGGATGGCGTTCAGCGTCGAACCGGGCATCTACCAGCAGGGGCACTGGGGTGCGCGGATCGAGGACATCGTCGTGGTCACCGAGCAGGGCGTGGAAAGCGTGAACAACCAGCCGCACGAGTTGGTGGTGCTACCGACGTGA
- a CDS encoding Lrp/AsnC family transcriptional regulator, translating into MTDRNAAQGSELEATDRAILRELLRDGRCSFTELGEKVGLSVSAVHQRVRRLEQRGALRGYTARVDGEQIGLPLTAFISLTPTDPAAPDDYPQRLEHLPEIESCYSVAGDESYILQVRVASPLALEDLLRQIREAAQVSTRTTVVLSTPFENRAPEL; encoded by the coding sequence GTGACGGACAGAAACGCCGCGCAGGGTTCCGAGCTGGAGGCCACCGATCGGGCGATCCTGCGGGAACTGCTGCGGGACGGCCGCTGCAGCTTCACCGAGCTGGGTGAAAAGGTCGGGCTCAGCGTCTCGGCGGTGCACCAGCGCGTCCGCAGGCTGGAGCAGCGGGGGGCGTTGCGCGGCTACACGGCCAGGGTCGACGGGGAGCAGATCGGGCTGCCGCTGACCGCGTTCATCTCGCTGACCCCCACCGACCCGGCAGCGCCGGACGACTACCCACAGCGGCTGGAGCACCTCCCCGAGATCGAGTCCTGCTACTCGGTCGCGGGGGACGAGTCCTACATCCTGCAGGTGCGGGTGGCCTCGCCGCTGGCACTCGAGGACCTGCTCCGGCAGATCCGGGAGGCGGCCCAGGTCTCCACCCGCACCACCGTGGTGCTGTCGACGCCCTTCGAGAACAGGGCGCCCGAGCTCTGA
- a CDS encoding class I SAM-dependent DNA methyltransferase yields MARNTVYDQFAEAYARHSEHSPANAYYDRPAVLELAGDVRGKRVLDLGCAAGVLSEQLVERGATVLGVDREPKMIELARGRLGDRARFEVGDLSEPLDAVPTAGVDLAVASLVLHYLPDWSPLLGELNRCLVTGGELVFSVHHPAADWQWFGRPDYLRTELVSETWPVGGEEVAVSFYRRPLSAVFEQLHRAGFVVHTVDEPHPLPELNELSPDAYAELSTKPVFLFVKAFLVG; encoded by the coding sequence GTGGCACGCAATACGGTCTACGACCAGTTCGCGGAGGCCTACGCGCGGCACTCGGAGCACAGTCCGGCCAACGCCTACTACGATCGCCCGGCCGTTCTCGAGCTGGCCGGCGACGTGCGCGGCAAGCGCGTGCTCGACCTCGGCTGCGCCGCGGGGGTCCTCTCCGAGCAGCTGGTCGAACGCGGCGCCACCGTGCTGGGGGTGGACCGGGAGCCGAAGATGATCGAGCTCGCCCGCGGCAGACTGGGCGATCGGGCCCGGTTCGAAGTGGGCGATCTCTCCGAACCGCTGGACGCGGTGCCCACCGCCGGTGTGGACTTGGCCGTGGCCTCCCTGGTGCTGCACTACCTGCCGGACTGGTCGCCGCTGCTCGGCGAGCTCAATCGCTGCCTGGTCACCGGTGGGGAACTGGTCTTCTCCGTGCACCACCCGGCAGCGGACTGGCAGTGGTTCGGAAGACCGGACTACCTGCGCACCGAGCTGGTTTCCGAGACGTGGCCGGTCGGGGGCGAGGAGGTCGCGGTCTCCTTCTACCGCAGGCCGCTCTCGGCCGTCTTCGAGCAGTTGCACCGGGCGGGCTTCGTCGTGCACACCGTCGACGAGCCCCACCCGCTTCCGGAGCTCAACGAGCTGTCCCCCGACGCCTACGCGGAGCTGAGCACCAAACCCGTTTTCCTGTTCGTCAAGGCCTTCCTGGTCGGATGA
- a CDS encoding GDSL-type esterase/lipase family protein, with the protein MRARLAKLLILLLVCSVFALVLLVSDRPVPVPPRPEPELPRAVVTLGDSTLSGEGTGNYVPGTDGRNGNWCHRSPEAVVHQLSLPPGVKRINLACSGARASQVGLNPRGDPPDGSQARKLAELTERYRITDVVVAAGANDDPDFVGVLNSCVNAWVSQQPGGCSKRLREQWPERVEEMRPKVSRALSDVRTVMRRAGYTREDYSLVLQSYASPVGPGIRSDLQNLSGCPLLSSDVRWVRRTAVPQLSEGLREVARQNGAAFLDLSRAGRGHEACTDSSPPADSEWFRRLSVDWNALEHEERAPHAMQESFHPNARGYARIADCLSQFLASGRSTARCVPDGQGGVRTTSAEGASGR; encoded by the coding sequence ATGCGAGCACGCTTGGCGAAACTCCTGATCCTGTTACTGGTCTGCAGTGTGTTCGCGCTGGTCCTACTGGTCAGCGACCGACCGGTGCCCGTCCCACCACGCCCGGAGCCGGAGCTGCCCCGTGCTGTGGTCACACTGGGTGACAGCACCCTCTCCGGTGAGGGCACGGGCAACTACGTTCCGGGCACCGACGGCCGGAACGGCAACTGGTGTCACCGCTCCCCCGAAGCTGTGGTCCACCAGCTGTCCCTCCCACCCGGCGTGAAGCGGATCAACCTGGCCTGCTCCGGCGCACGGGCGAGTCAGGTGGGGCTGAACCCGCGGGGCGACCCTCCGGACGGTTCCCAGGCGCGGAAGCTGGCCGAGCTGACCGAGCGCTACCGGATCACCGACGTCGTGGTGGCCGCCGGGGCCAACGACGACCCGGACTTCGTCGGGGTGCTCAACTCCTGCGTGAACGCCTGGGTCAGTCAGCAGCCGGGGGGTTGCTCGAAGCGGCTGCGCGAGCAGTGGCCGGAGCGGGTCGAGGAGATGCGTCCCAAGGTCTCCCGGGCGCTCTCCGACGTCCGGACCGTCATGCGCAGGGCGGGCTACACGCGCGAGGACTACTCGCTGGTGCTGCAGTCCTACGCCTCTCCCGTGGGCCCCGGCATCCGGTCCGATCTCCAGAACCTGTCCGGGTGCCCGCTGCTCAGCTCGGACGTCCGCTGGGTCCGGCGCACCGCCGTCCCCCAGCTGTCCGAGGGGCTTCGCGAAGTGGCTCGGCAGAACGGTGCCGCCTTCCTGGACCTCTCGCGAGCGGGCCGCGGGCACGAGGCGTGCACCGACTCCTCGCCCCCGGCCGACTCGGAGTGGTTCCGGCGGCTCTCCGTGGACTGGAATGCCCTGGAGCACGAGGAACGGGCCCCGCACGCGATGCAGGAGTCGTTCCACCCGAACGCGCGGGGTTACGCGCGCATCGCCGATTGCCTGAGCCAGTTCCTGGCCAGCGGGCGGAGCACGGCGCGGTGCGTGCCGGACGGTCAGGGCGGTGTGCGCACCACGTCCGCCGAAGGGGCTTCCGGGCGCTAG
- a CDS encoding FxsA family protein — protein MPVFVLLLVGVAVELSVLILVGQAIGALPTIGLLLAGALIGSWLLRREGRKALREFSEATRMRRPPEREISDGVLIGGGGLLILLPGLVSDLAGLILLFPPTRVLLRKRLRRSAEKQQQRMQQRMRERMSAFGTGGFGPGAFAETPFADANRNSRGTRDSDVIDGEVVSVTEDDEADSDSTGNVSPGQELPDSSSDERRERGGS, from the coding sequence GTGCCCGTATTCGTCCTGTTGCTCGTCGGTGTCGCCGTTGAGCTCAGCGTTCTCATACTCGTGGGCCAGGCCATCGGGGCCCTGCCCACCATCGGACTGCTGCTCGCCGGTGCGCTGATCGGTTCGTGGTTGCTGCGCAGGGAAGGCCGCAAGGCCCTGCGCGAGTTCAGTGAGGCCACCCGGATGCGGCGTCCCCCTGAACGTGAGATCTCGGACGGGGTGCTGATCGGCGGCGGTGGACTGCTCATCCTGCTCCCAGGGTTGGTCAGCGACCTGGCGGGGCTGATCCTGCTGTTCCCACCCACCAGGGTGTTGCTGCGCAAGCGGCTGCGGCGCAGTGCCGAAAAGCAGCAGCAACGCATGCAGCAGCGGATGCGGGAGCGGATGAGCGCGTTCGGGACGGGCGGTTTCGGGCCCGGCGCGTTCGCCGAAACGCCCTTCGCGGACGCGAACCGGAACTCCAGGGGAACGCGGGACAGCGACGTCATCGACGGGGAAGTGGTGTCGGTCACCGAGGACGACGAAGCCGACTCCGACTCCACTGGCAACGTCTCCCCTGGTCAGGAGCTTCCCGACTCTTCCTCCGACGAGAGGCGCGAGCGTGGTGGAAGCTGA